The following nucleotide sequence is from Dialister pneumosintes.
ACCTACGACCGATCGGTTAACAGCCGATTGCTCTACCACTGAGCTATTCAGGAACGTAATCAATTTTTAAAATTGATTACTATTGGAGCGGAAGACGGGGGTTGAACCCGCGACCCCGACCTTGGCAAGGTCGTGCTCTACCACTGAGCTACTTCCGCATGTTAGCAACGATATTATTATACCATTACATCACTGTTTGTCAAGCGCTTTTTTTATTGCTTGCTTACAGCGTCATGTTCAATACTTTATCATAGCTTATATCTTCTGTCAATATAGATAAACAATAATACAACTTATTAAATAGACAGTCTCTATAAAATTTTATTCATAAAGACTGTCTGCTATTATAATCTAAAAATTTGTACATATTTTTGGAAAACAGAAGAAGTTTTATCTGTATAATATCCCATATATAATGTGACTGTATTTTCACCTGTCGGATTTTCAATACTATCACTACCATATGCAGTTGCATCAATAATAAATCGTCCATCTACTGGGACAAAATCTTTAGATAAACTTTCCAGAACAGCAGCTGCAAAAGGATGTATCTCCTCCGGAGAAATAGGAATTCCAACAGTAGACCCCTGTCTTTTTAAAATGTAAGAAGTAAGTTTTCCTATTAAACTCTTCCCCTTATCTATATCTACAGGACTGGTAAATACAACTTCAATTTCTAAGTATTGCATACTCAAAAACAATAAATACAAAGAAATTAAACTTTCTATAGTTATGTGTAAAGACTCCAATGTTTCATTATTTTTTACTACAGATACATATCCATTCTCGAGAGTTTTGATAACTTCCAGACCCATTTTCAAAAACTCAGGATGTGTAGATTTACATAATCTATTCCAAAATTCTCGCATAGAAGAAAAAGTAATAATTTCATTCCATCCAATAGGTTCTATATCAAAATAATGCGTCCCTATTTGCACTTTAGAGTTTGATTTTACCAGAAGTTTGACCGGCCATGGAGTCTTAGCAATTTCTGATTCTAAATATACTTTCGGTACTCCTATGTTTACTAAGCCTCCAAGTATCATATTTAAAGTAAGATGATTATTACATTTAACAATTAATGATTTCATTTTTCAACTTCCTCTTTATCGATAAGAAGCATCGCCTGTTCTAATAAAATAAGCCCAATCGCTGCTCCAATACCTGCTCCACCGGTGATAGGATAATGTAAACAAGGCTCCATATGTAATGCTTTCATTTGCATCTTATGAATCGGTTCCTCGTAATTAAGAGATGGAAAAACACATTCTCGCACGTTCGGGTATACATTCACTGCTGATAAAACAGCACTACCGGTAACTGCATCATCAAAAACTATGGCAACCTTATTTCTTGCTAATTCAGTAATTAACCCAAAAAGGGCCGCAATTTCTGATGACCCGACAGCCGCTAATACCCCTATAGGATCTACACGGAAATCACCAACATCCTTAAGCTGTAGCTGATATCCATTTTGTTTGGATGCTTGTTCTAATTCCTCATGAAGAATCGTCATCGTTACTGAAAGTGCCGATAACATAGCTCTCTCTCCTATATGTCCTAATCCAACAGCTTGTACCCCATCCTTTACTAAAGAACGACCAACAGATACCCCTACCGCAATCGCATGACCGGTAACTTCTTTATCCATAGCCGGATATCCTTGATGTGTTCCATGAATAACTTTCTGACTTAATATCCCAGAAACAGTTTGTACATCCTGTTGCAACCCTACATCAATAATATATACAGGTGCATTTATATGCCTTGCTACTGCATTAATCGGCGCATATCCTTGAGATACTACCACCGCTTCTTTATAACTTAGTTTCCCCTGTGTTTGATTAACCCCATCTACTGCGGTGTCACCACAAAATATAACGACTGCCTTTCTTAATTCATTAGCATTTTTCCCTTTGAAAAGTTTTGACAATTGTTCGGATACTGAAATAAGCCCTTCCGAGCTGTTATTTCCCAAAAAGAAACGAGATAACTTCATCCCTTGCATCAACCTTTCCTCCCCATCTCTTCTTTCGTAGCACATTCCTGATAAATTTGAAGTCCTATTTCAAGTATTTTTGCTTGCATCAAAGCAGATTCTCCTATCTCTAATCTTGTATTAAGCACAATAGGTGTATGAAGACATAATTCTCCTAAAATAGAATCTTCCTGTTTTATATCCAATGGTGCAGACGCAAACACAGATTGAATAGAATTGGAGGAAAGGGATTTTGCCAATGCAGTCGCTGCGATGCCACTAATGCCATCAACAATAACAGCTGCATGACGAGAAGCCGCCCCTAAAATAATACCTGCAAGAATACCAATATCTTTACCTCCTACTTTACAAAGTGCATCTATTCCATTATGCATAGTTACTTGATTAACATCTAAAGCTTGTTGTATAAGATCTATATTTTGGTATATCCCCATACAATGATGATTCCTTTTTATATCATATATAGCAGTAGCCGGTATTTGATATAATCCTGCTAAAAATGTAGTGGCAACAAAAGTTGCCCCCTTACTTATATTTCCCAAAAGAAGCAATTGATAGCCTTTATCTATCCAAGACTCTGCTATTTTTATTCCAAATTCGATTGCACTAACAGCAGTTTCTTCATTCATAGCTGCCCCCTCTGTAAAGTCCGCTGTCACTCCTAATTGAAATTCTTCCGGGCATATCTTTACGTCAGAATTTTTTATCAACTCTATCGTAGTTTGTGATGATAATCCCAGTCTTTTCACATAAGAGTAAAACTCCCTCCTATTTTTTATTTCGTAAGTTTCATCATTATCCAACTTATTAACTACACCATGCGCTGTGGACAAAATAAATAACACTTTTTTCGGGAGAAGCGGGTATGGCTCACCTATTGCTCTAGCATATTTAACAACTAAGGATTCTAGGCTTCCTAATTCGCTCATACCTAAATACAAATTTTTCCATCGACTATGTACATCATCTTCTATAATTTGATATGATTCTGTAATACGCTGTAATGTTACATCAAGTAATCGCATAATATCCTACCTTTATTTCTTATAAATTTAGCATGTTTATTATAACATAAGCATCGCTATCTATTTGAATGAGTTAGAATTCACTTGTACAATATAGTAAATATTCCTTCCCTAAATAGTATTTAACAATAAGGAAATTATATGTCTATAAAAAAAAGATGGAGCATTGCCATTATAAGTATATTTATATTTATTTCATCCGGCTACTATTTCTATTGGATAAACACACCAATGTATGCTGCCGGTGAAATTCAACGTGCAATACAAACTAATGATTATGAACTGCTCCTTAAACATGTAGATTTAGAAAAAGTGTATACAGCAGCTCTTGATGATTCTATAGAAGTTTTATTATCAGAGGATACCCCTGATAACAAAGCAATTATCAATATTATAAAACAACTAAAAAAACCTTTAGTAAAAGAGTTAACAAAACAAACAGAATCTTATTTTTACCATAATAAAAAAACGAATGCTTTATTTGAACAACCAATTAACACGCTGACATCTTATATTGGTCTGACCACTTTATCAATAACAAATTTCATTTCCGTTGAAGAGCAAGATGAATATGCTATACTTACAATTAAACTGCATGATAAAAATTTAAATCATGATTTTAATTGGAAAGTAAAAATGGAAAAAGATGTCAATGGTACTTGGTGTGTAGTAAGAATTTTAAACTTAAAAGAATATATTATCGAAAGAAAAACTCTACTCATAAAAGAGTATACAGAATAATATTTCTAATAAATGATAAATGAAAAACTTCGTGCTATAAGCACGAAGTTTTTATACAATTTGAAATAAAAAGAATTTAAGATAATAAGTTTCCGGTATAGTCATTATAATAGGATGATCCGGTGCCTGTTGCCTTGCTGCTATTTGTTTTAATGTAACACCTGCATCTCGTGCAGCTTCTTTAAGCATCTTTATAAATAATTCTTCGCTCATAAAATGCGAACAAGAACAAGTAGCCAAATATCCACCCCTAGGTAATACTTTCATTGCTCTATAATTAATTTCTTTATACCCCCGAAAAGCTTCATGTATAGTTTGACGGGATTTACTAAAAGCAGGAGGATCCAAAATAATATAATCAAAAAAATGATTATGTGTTTTGTCCAATGTTACCAAATAATCGAAAACATCTGCTTTAACAACATCAATCTTATAAGTATTTTGCACTGCATTATGTTGAGTCATTGTAACCGCTTCCTCAGATATATCCACCGCTGTAACAGAAGCTGCCCCACCTTTGGCTGCATTTAAAGCAAAAGCACCTGTATGCGTAAAACAATCTAATACATGCTTTCCTTTTGCAATTTGTCCTACTGCCAATCGGTTAAATTTTTGATCCAGAAAAAAACCTGTCTTTTGACCATTTTCCACATCCACATTATAAGTTATACCATTTTCAACAATATGAGCTATTGTTTTCTGTTCTTTTTCCTTTAACAAAGGAGATTTAAAAAATCCCTTGTATAGTGAAATTCCTTCCAATTCACGAATTTTCACATCATTTCTTTCGTATACGCAGGAAACAGACAATTTTCGTTCTCTTAATACCTCAATAAGACTATTTATAATGCTTTTCTTTCTTAGTTCCATTCCTAAAGAAAGTATTTGTACCGACAAAATATCTTCAAATCGATCAACCGTAAGCCCGGGAAGTTGGTCTGCTTCTCCAAAAATCAATCTCATATTATTGAAATCGCAAGGTCTCATCACCTGTAAGCGATAATCAATAGCATAAGCGACACGACGTTTCCAGAAACTATCATCAAATACATCATTCGCATTTGTTGAAATAATACGAACCGTTATTTTTGATTGTGGATTATAAAATCCACTTCCTATAAATTTTCCTTTTTTAGAAAGAACTCGTACAATATCTCCCTGCTTGATATCAGCAGGACATGCTTCCACTTCTGTTCCATAACCCCAAGGATGTCCACCTTTTACTGCCAACTCTGCTCGCTTGCTAATTGTAATAACTTTTATTACTCCCATAATTATCTCCATTATATAAAATATTAAGCCTATCACTTATTATACAGGATATAAAATAATTTGAATTCTATTATTTCAAAAAGAAAAAAGAACAATTGTATTGCTACAACTGTTCTTTTTTCTAATTTATACAGGAATGACAGTATTTATTACATCATACCGCCCATGCCACCCATGCCGCCCATACCTGCCGGCATAGCCGGAGCTGCCGGTTTTTCTTCCGGAATATCTCCAACTACAGCTTCGGTTGTTAAAACAAGAGCTGCAATGCTGGCTGCATTCTGAAGGGCACTACGTGCTACCTTAGCCGGATCTACAATACCGGCTTCAAGCATATTTTCATACTTATCTTCTGCCGCATTGTATCCAATACCTTCTTCAGCTTCCTTAATTCTTTCT
It contains:
- a CDS encoding DUF2939 domain-containing protein, translated to MSIKKRWSIAIISIFIFISSGYYFYWINTPMYAAGEIQRAIQTNDYELLLKHVDLEKVYTAALDDSIEVLLSEDTPDNKAIINIIKQLKKPLVKELTKQTESYFYHNKKTNALFEQPINTLTSYIGLTTLSITNFISVEEQDEYAILTIKLHDKNLNHDFNWKVKMEKDVNGTWCVVRILNLKEYIIERKTLLIKEYTE
- a CDS encoding nicotinate-nucleotide--dimethylbenzimidazole phosphoribosyltransferase, with the translated sequence MQGMKLSRFFLGNNSSEGLISVSEQLSKLFKGKNANELRKAVVIFCGDTAVDGVNQTQGKLSYKEAVVVSQGYAPINAVARHINAPVYIIDVGLQQDVQTVSGILSQKVIHGTHQGYPAMDKEVTGHAIAVGVSVGRSLVKDGVQAVGLGHIGERAMLSALSVTMTILHEELEQASKQNGYQLQLKDVGDFRVDPIGVLAAVGSSEIAALFGLITELARNKVAIVFDDAVTGSAVLSAVNVYPNVRECVFPSLNYEEPIHKMQMKALHMEPCLHYPITGGAGIGAAIGLILLEQAMLLIDKEEVEK
- the larC gene encoding nickel insertion protein; the protein is MKSLIVKCNNHLTLNMILGGLVNIGVPKVYLESEIAKTPWPVKLLVKSNSKVQIGTHYFDIEPIGWNEIITFSSMREFWNRLCKSTHPEFLKMGLEVIKTLENGYVSVVKNNETLESLHITIESLISLYLLFLSMQYLEIEVVFTSPVDIDKGKSLIGKLTSYILKRQGSTVGIPISPEEIHPFAAAVLESLSKDFVPVDGRFIIDATAYGSDSIENPTGENTVTLYMGYYTDKTSSVFQKYVQIFRL
- a CDS encoding nicotinate-nucleotide--dimethylbenzimidazole phosphoribosyltransferase, whose translation is MRLLDVTLQRITESYQIIEDDVHSRWKNLYLGMSELGSLESLVVKYARAIGEPYPLLPKKVLFILSTAHGVVNKLDNDETYEIKNRREFYSYVKRLGLSSQTTIELIKNSDVKICPEEFQLGVTADFTEGAAMNEETAVSAIEFGIKIAESWIDKGYQLLLLGNISKGATFVATTFLAGLYQIPATAIYDIKRNHHCMGIYQNIDLIQQALDVNQVTMHNGIDALCKVGGKDIGILAGIILGAASRHAAVIVDGISGIAATALAKSLSSNSIQSVFASAPLDIKQEDSILGELCLHTPIVLNTRLEIGESALMQAKILEIGLQIYQECATKEEMGRKG
- a CDS encoding class I SAM-dependent rRNA methyltransferase: MGVIKVITISKRAELAVKGGHPWGYGTEVEACPADIKQGDIVRVLSKKGKFIGSGFYNPQSKITVRIISTNANDVFDDSFWKRRVAYAIDYRLQVMRPCDFNNMRLIFGEADQLPGLTVDRFEDILSVQILSLGMELRKKSIINSLIEVLRERKLSVSCVYERNDVKIRELEGISLYKGFFKSPLLKEKEQKTIAHIVENGITYNVDVENGQKTGFFLDQKFNRLAVGQIAKGKHVLDCFTHTGAFALNAAKGGAASVTAVDISEEAVTMTQHNAVQNTYKIDVVKADVFDYLVTLDKTHNHFFDYIILDPPAFSKSRQTIHEAFRGYKEINYRAMKVLPRGGYLATCSCSHFMSEELFIKMLKEAARDAGVTLKQIAARQQAPDHPIIMTIPETYYLKFFLFQIV